A genomic window from Pseudonocardia broussonetiae includes:
- the mobF gene encoding MobF family relaxase: MLSLATGHDVGYLTGAVAAGRESYYTGAVDAGEPPGRWAGAGAERLGLHGTVDADLMEAVYTHLLDPRDAATHSRATWNEAAALAAPHRKYRTPEQIYEQLLEAQPEAGPEERATLLAQAERSARQAVSFIDATFSAPKSVTVLAVAFERAASDAAAAGDHEAAAAWAAHAKAVEDAVLAGATAAIRYLEDEAGYSRVGHHGGGAGRWIDTEGFVVAQFLQHDSRDRDPQLHVHQAILNRILCADGEWRTLDSRAIHAMRAAAGAIAERVMEAHLTQALGVRFQTRADGKAREVVGVQQEVMDLFSSRRRAVSARTRELVDAFQTRYGHKPNALQRTRLAMQATLSTRAAKSHEGETRDQQLDRWAAALEAEVGTTLGQVARDVLSLRQQADPAATWSPQDVIDRALARVAQTGSSFTRSDLIRAVSDELPAHLGVAPEEVRALLDGVSDDALAGAVCHVQETDVSEWPEELRLRDGRSAFDGPGSARYSTDEQFRAEAALRAAAVTRGATALSDVQATAVVESYTAAGRALGVDQAAALHGVLTSGAWVEVLSAAPGTGKSFVVGALAESWTTPTADGEQRRVFGLAPSQIAARVLTEEGVSAAANTTAWLGAQRRLDGGSAADEAWRLRGGDLVVVDEANMAGTDQLAEIQRRCGAAGAKLLLVGDPRQLAAVGPGGALADVAEHGLRYELAEVRRFSAEWERAASLRLRAGDASVLDEYAKHGRLRDGGTAEQAEAAAGRAWLADTLSGRESLLMVRDNATAARVSAQLRAELVDLGKVDEAGVSLGMAGWEGVTAGVGDLVQARRNAWHLAGFEGNERAPINRDTFRVVAVRADGGLTVAPITGRAADDTPPEQVSAFGEALGTPMQLPARYVTEHVTLAYAATAHAAEGRTVDTAHGVFGAGTDTAGLLVPMTRGRDANTAWVVTTALAADAPTGEATTTMARTPRAVLAEVLDNDRAERTATADREAAELATRSTMTHLDRLIDLSAQVTAGRTAATLDQLAANGALSPADRRALAADEALGSLERLLRTAELAGHDPAQVLTTAAEARSLDGATSPAKVLHHRITHALHGQLTPRIDSATDLIPTQVDPGRRRDWLQARADDAETRRHELGAQAAADPPRWALDALGPVPGEGDDVTARLEWERRAGWAAAWRELAGHTDEDDPLGRAPARGLIEKSALFRKAHEELRLLDVGAEEADMSDGRLRARVRAMQLEEERAPADVADELAAAHELADKARVDATVWAARAEAATGPDREQLQAAAEQAARTAAETADRINGLEAADEARGQWYLDSVVTRDYAHRSASELRARGIDPHDTSDHVTGDDWLDAHRAAQADDDQHREIHPDDLANEHDDPRTAVLEPRERQPIREVDQTAEMVAQAQETLRMIEERRAAEVEQAAHEASRVAEEEARAAQLTQWSQEDNQTVTDTAEVDDSQALER, from the coding sequence GTGCTGAGCCTGGCGACCGGCCACGACGTCGGCTACCTGACCGGAGCCGTCGCGGCTGGCCGGGAGAGCTACTACACCGGCGCCGTCGACGCCGGCGAGCCGCCGGGGCGGTGGGCCGGCGCCGGGGCCGAGCGACTGGGCCTGCACGGCACGGTCGACGCCGACCTGATGGAAGCGGTCTACACGCACCTCCTCGACCCCCGCGACGCCGCGACGCACTCGCGGGCAACGTGGAACGAGGCGGCCGCGCTGGCTGCCCCACACCGCAAGTACCGGACGCCGGAGCAGATTTACGAGCAGCTGCTGGAGGCTCAGCCGGAGGCCGGCCCCGAGGAGCGCGCCACATTGCTGGCCCAGGCTGAGCGGTCCGCCCGACAGGCCGTGTCGTTCATCGACGCCACGTTCTCCGCGCCGAAGTCGGTCACCGTCCTGGCCGTCGCGTTCGAGCGGGCCGCCAGCGACGCTGCCGCAGCCGGCGACCACGAGGCCGCCGCGGCGTGGGCGGCGCACGCCAAGGCCGTCGAGGACGCGGTGCTGGCCGGCGCGACCGCGGCGATCCGCTACCTGGAGGACGAAGCCGGCTACTCCCGCGTGGGGCACCACGGCGGCGGCGCCGGGCGGTGGATCGACACCGAGGGGTTCGTCGTCGCGCAGTTCCTGCAGCACGACTCCCGCGACCGCGACCCGCAGCTGCACGTGCACCAGGCGATCCTCAACCGCATCCTGTGCGCCGACGGGGAGTGGCGCACGCTCGACTCCCGCGCGATCCACGCCATGCGCGCTGCCGCCGGGGCCATCGCGGAACGGGTGATGGAGGCCCACCTGACGCAGGCGCTCGGCGTGCGGTTCCAGACCCGCGCCGACGGCAAGGCCCGCGAGGTCGTCGGGGTGCAACAGGAGGTCATGGACCTGTTCTCCTCCCGCCGCCGGGCGGTGTCCGCCCGCACCCGGGAGCTGGTCGACGCCTTCCAGACCCGGTACGGGCATAAGCCGAACGCGCTGCAACGGACCCGCCTCGCCATGCAGGCCACGCTCAGCACCCGCGCGGCCAAGTCGCACGAGGGCGAGACCCGCGACCAGCAGCTCGACCGGTGGGCCGCTGCGCTTGAGGCCGAGGTGGGCACGACGCTGGGCCAGGTGGCCCGCGATGTGCTCTCGCTGCGCCAGCAGGCCGACCCGGCGGCCACCTGGTCACCACAGGACGTCATCGACCGCGCTCTGGCGCGGGTGGCGCAGACCGGGTCCTCGTTCACCCGCTCCGACCTGATCCGGGCGGTGTCCGACGAGCTGCCCGCCCACCTGGGCGTGGCTCCCGAGGAGGTGCGGGCGTTGCTCGACGGAGTGAGCGACGACGCCCTGGCCGGCGCGGTGTGCCACGTGCAGGAGACGGATGTGAGCGAGTGGCCCGAGGAGCTGCGGCTGCGCGACGGCCGGTCGGCGTTCGACGGGCCGGGCTCCGCCCGCTACAGCACCGACGAGCAGTTCCGGGCCGAGGCCGCGCTGCGCGCCGCGGCAGTCACGCGAGGCGCCACGGCGCTGAGCGACGTGCAGGCGACCGCCGTCGTGGAGAGCTACACCGCAGCCGGCCGCGCGCTGGGCGTCGACCAGGCCGCCGCGCTGCACGGCGTGCTGACCTCCGGCGCGTGGGTCGAGGTGCTCTCTGCCGCGCCCGGCACCGGCAAGTCGTTCGTCGTCGGCGCACTGGCCGAGTCATGGACCACCCCGACCGCCGACGGGGAGCAACGGCGGGTGTTCGGGCTCGCGCCGTCCCAGATCGCCGCCCGAGTGCTGACCGAGGAGGGTGTGTCCGCCGCGGCCAACACCACCGCGTGGCTGGGCGCGCAGCGCCGGCTTGACGGCGGGTCCGCCGCGGACGAGGCGTGGCGGCTGCGCGGCGGGGACCTGGTAGTCGTCGACGAGGCGAACATGGCCGGTACCGACCAGCTTGCCGAGATCCAGCGCCGCTGTGGCGCGGCGGGCGCGAAGCTGCTGCTGGTGGGCGACCCTCGCCAGCTCGCCGCGGTCGGGCCGGGCGGAGCGTTGGCCGACGTCGCCGAGCACGGGCTGCGCTACGAGCTGGCCGAGGTGCGCCGGTTCTCCGCCGAGTGGGAGCGCGCGGCGTCGCTGCGGTTGCGCGCCGGGGACGCGTCCGTGCTCGACGAGTACGCCAAGCACGGCCGGCTGCGCGACGGCGGCACCGCCGAGCAAGCCGAAGCCGCCGCGGGGCGGGCGTGGCTCGCCGACACCCTGTCCGGGCGGGAGTCGCTGCTGATGGTGCGCGACAACGCCACCGCCGCCCGAGTCTCGGCGCAGCTGCGCGCAGAGCTGGTCGACCTGGGCAAGGTCGACGAGGCCGGCGTGTCGCTGGGGATGGCCGGCTGGGAGGGAGTCACCGCCGGGGTCGGCGACCTCGTCCAGGCCCGACGCAACGCCTGGCACCTCGCCGGGTTCGAGGGCAACGAGCGCGCTCCGATCAACCGCGACACCTTCCGCGTCGTCGCCGTTCGCGCCGACGGCGGGCTGACCGTCGCTCCGATCACCGGCCGCGCCGCAGACGACACCCCGCCCGAGCAGGTGAGCGCATTCGGCGAGGCCCTGGGCACCCCGATGCAGCTGCCCGCCCGCTACGTCACCGAGCACGTCACCCTCGCCTACGCCGCGACCGCCCACGCCGCCGAGGGACGCACCGTCGACACCGCGCACGGGGTGTTCGGCGCCGGGACCGACACCGCCGGCCTGCTCGTCCCGATGACCCGCGGCCGCGACGCCAACACCGCGTGGGTCGTGACGACCGCACTCGCCGCCGACGCACCGACCGGCGAGGCCACGACGACGATGGCCCGCACCCCACGCGCCGTCCTGGCCGAGGTGCTCGACAACGACCGCGCCGAACGCACTGCGACCGCCGACCGCGAGGCCGCCGAACTCGCCACCCGCTCGACCATGACCCACCTTGACCGCCTCATCGACCTCTCCGCACAGGTCACTGCCGGCCGCACCGCCGCCACCCTCGACCAGCTCGCCGCGAACGGCGCCCTCTCCCCCGCCGACCGTCGCGCCCTGGCCGCCGACGAGGCGCTCGGCAGCCTGGAGCGGCTGCTGCGCACCGCCGAGCTGGCCGGCCACGACCCCGCCCAGGTCCTCACCACCGCCGCCGAGGCCCGCAGCCTCGACGGCGCGACGTCCCCGGCGAAGGTGCTGCACCACCGCATCACCCATGCCCTGCACGGTCAGCTCACCCCGCGGATCGACAGCGCCACCGACCTCATCCCCACCCAGGTCGACCCCGGCCGCCGCCGCGACTGGCTCCAGGCCCGCGCCGACGACGCCGAGACCCGCCGCCACGAGCTCGGCGCCCAGGCCGCCGCCGATCCCCCGCGCTGGGCCCTCGACGCACTCGGCCCGGTCCCCGGCGAGGGCGACGACGTGACAGCCCGCCTGGAGTGGGAGCGCCGCGCCGGCTGGGCCGCCGCGTGGCGCGAGCTGGCCGGCCACACCGACGAAGACGACCCGCTCGGCCGCGCACCCGCCCGCGGGCTGATCGAGAAGTCCGCGCTGTTCCGCAAGGCGCACGAGGAGCTGCGGCTGCTTGACGTCGGAGCAGAGGAGGCCGACATGTCCGACGGCCGCCTACGCGCTCGCGTCCGTGCGATGCAACTGGAGGAGGAACGCGCCCCCGCCGACGTAGCAGACGAGCTGGCCGCCGCGCACGAGCTGGCAGACAAGGCCCGCGTCGACGCCACGGTCTGGGCCGCCCGCGCCGAGGCCGCCACCGGCCCCGACCGCGAGCAGCTCCAGGCCGCCGCCGAGCAAGCGGCCCGCACCGCCGCCGAGACGGCCGACCGCATCAACGGACTCGAGGCCGCCGACGAGGCCCGCGGGCAGTGGTACCTCGACTCGGTGGTCACCCGTGACTACGCCCACCGCTCCGCCTCCGAACTCCGCGCCCGCGGCATCGACCCCCACGACACCAGCGACCACGTCACCGGTGACGACTGGCTCGACGCCCACCGCGCCGCCCAGGCCGACGACGACCAGCACCGCGAGATCCACCCCGACGACCTGGCCAACGAACACGACGACCCCCGTACCGCCGTCCTGGAGCCCCGGGAGCGCCAGCCGATCCGGGAGGTCGACCAGACGGCCGAGATGGTCGCGCAGGCCCAGGAGACCCTGCGCATGATCGAGGAGCGCCGCGCCGCCGAGGTCGAACAGGCTGCCCACGAAGCAAGTCGGGTCGCCGAAGAGGAAGCCCGCGCAGCCCAGCTCACCCAGTGGTCGCAGGAGGACAACCAGACCGTCACCGACACCGCGGAGGTCGACGACAGCCAGGCCCTCGAACGCTGA
- the tcmP gene encoding three-Cys-motif partner protein TcmP has product MLEPHDESSDDQDNAETTVDSQQPFFRSRRAAAVLKHAILAKYVVPFASKTGSTSTGKRVVIVDGYAGAGRYEDGSPGSPALIAEAARSPALSGRIVECHFVEQDAATYRGLREVLEEVDTDGSTLVWKARHGNVAEHLDELLACAEGVPLFLFLDPFGLGLPFDVIVDIFDGRPSGQYVPATEVLFRFDANAVRRIRGVLHKNDGTNKGREKTLERLDHAAGGTWWRDEDDPTLNNTQYLEWFEQRLLTEITSRAKCAGWTAVVKQREDLQPAYWLVFLTRHRDGMEVFGETLSKAQETWRRAVFDEAFAARQDGGQDALITLDADAIFKRQEAELTEQLQDQIELNLRALLRDHERFIVRTKFEEVYKSVEGIARTTHLRKALKRLHDAGITTSNQVGDVYSKQVIRRPGAQP; this is encoded by the coding sequence GTGTTGGAGCCGCACGACGAATCGTCCGATGATCAGGACAACGCTGAGACGACGGTCGACTCCCAGCAGCCGTTCTTCAGGAGCAGGCGCGCAGCCGCCGTGCTCAAGCACGCGATCCTCGCGAAGTACGTCGTCCCCTTTGCATCGAAGACCGGATCGACCTCGACCGGCAAGCGTGTCGTCATCGTGGACGGCTATGCCGGCGCAGGCCGCTACGAGGACGGCTCACCCGGGTCGCCGGCCCTCATCGCGGAGGCAGCTCGCAGCCCCGCGTTGAGCGGGCGCATCGTCGAGTGCCACTTCGTCGAGCAGGACGCCGCCACCTACAGGGGCTTGCGCGAGGTGCTTGAGGAGGTCGACACCGACGGCAGCACCCTCGTGTGGAAGGCGCGGCACGGCAACGTCGCCGAGCACCTCGACGAACTGCTCGCTTGCGCCGAGGGAGTACCACTATTCCTGTTCCTTGACCCGTTCGGACTCGGCCTGCCGTTCGATGTCATCGTCGACATCTTTGACGGCAGGCCGTCGGGCCAGTACGTGCCCGCGACGGAAGTGCTGTTCCGCTTCGATGCGAATGCGGTCCGCCGCATCCGTGGCGTGCTACATAAGAACGACGGCACCAATAAGGGTCGAGAGAAGACGCTCGAAAGGCTGGACCACGCCGCCGGCGGTACCTGGTGGCGGGACGAGGATGACCCGACCCTCAATAACACCCAGTACCTTGAGTGGTTCGAGCAGCGCCTGCTCACTGAGATTACCAGCCGCGCAAAGTGTGCCGGATGGACCGCCGTTGTCAAGCAGCGGGAGGACTTGCAGCCGGCCTACTGGCTTGTGTTCCTCACCCGTCACCGTGACGGAATGGAGGTTTTCGGCGAGACGCTCAGCAAGGCGCAGGAGACATGGCGGCGCGCCGTGTTTGACGAAGCTTTCGCCGCGAGGCAAGACGGCGGCCAGGATGCATTGATCACACTCGATGCCGACGCGATCTTCAAGCGCCAGGAGGCCGAACTCACGGAGCAATTACAGGACCAAATCGAGCTAAATCTTCGTGCACTATTGCGGGATCACGAGAGGTTCATCGTTCGAACCAAGTTTGAGGAGGTCTACAAGAGCGTCGAGGGAATTGCACGTACGACGCATCTGCGTAAGGCGCTCAAGAGACTGCATGACGCCGGCATCACCACTTCGAACCAGGTCGGCGACGTCTACTCAAAGCAGGTGATCCGTCGGCCCGGTGCTCAGCCATGA
- a CDS encoding DUF5131 family protein gives MADKSSIEWTEATWNPTTGCDRITSGCDNCYALTLAKRLKAMGNPKYQVDGDPRTSGPGFGVQIHEDALEVPKRWAAPRVVFVNSMSDLFHARVPDAFVRRVFDVMAETPRHTYQLLTKRPKRLARMANSLPWPSNVWMGVSVERIEQGWRADRLREVPAAVRFVSAEPLLGPLDDLDLDGIDWLIAGGESGPNHRIVDPLWIEGLRAACGDAGVAFFFKQWGGRTPKAGGRLLGGRTFDEMPVASSRWAESILAGHG, from the coding sequence GTGGCAGACAAGAGTTCGATCGAGTGGACCGAAGCCACGTGGAATCCGACGACGGGGTGCGACCGCATCACCTCAGGCTGCGACAACTGCTACGCCCTGACCCTGGCGAAGCGGCTCAAGGCGATGGGGAACCCGAAGTATCAGGTCGACGGCGATCCGCGCACGAGCGGTCCCGGCTTCGGCGTGCAGATCCACGAGGATGCGCTCGAGGTGCCAAAGCGGTGGGCGGCGCCGCGGGTGGTCTTTGTCAACTCGATGTCGGACCTCTTTCACGCCCGCGTGCCCGACGCCTTCGTTCGCCGCGTCTTTGACGTGATGGCCGAGACGCCTCGCCACACCTACCAGCTACTTACGAAGCGGCCGAAGCGGCTGGCCCGGATGGCCAACTCGCTGCCGTGGCCGAGTAACGTGTGGATGGGTGTAAGCGTCGAGAGGATCGAGCAGGGCTGGCGTGCCGACCGGCTGCGCGAGGTGCCTGCAGCGGTCCGCTTCGTCTCTGCAGAGCCGCTGCTCGGCCCGCTCGACGACCTCGACCTCGACGGGATCGACTGGCTGATCGCCGGCGGCGAGTCCGGTCCGAATCACAGAATCGTCGATCCGCTGTGGATCGAGGGCCTCCGCGCCGCGTGCGGCGACGCCGGCGTCGCGTTCTTCTTCAAGCAGTGGGGCGGGCGCACCCCCAAGGCCGGCGGACGGCTGCTAGGCGGCCGGACCTTTGACGAGATGCCGGTCGCAAGCTCGCGCTGGGCGGAGTCGATTCTCGCGGGTCATGGCTGA
- a CDS encoding pentapeptide repeat-containing protein, with protein sequence MAVNNPNPTVKPERVLSVRSIVLGSLLLLVVAIASAWALLSFYGGGTATDSARLDAIRTTANIVLGTGGAAALLLAARRQRSTEQTLEHQREVAAATDRDNIERRITELYTKAAEQLGSDKAPVRLAGAYALERLGQNNPDQRELVMSILCAYLRMPFESSPETREEAEVRLAVFSIIGRHVSNRNSNESEKFWPGQVLDLQGARLLALNWMDAELRILNIDHATFDKGLSLRRCKLNILSASGCTFNGPFLISETEIEMMAFFDDADFNWTTAASIRDTRLPDTTELSGNFRVPPDLYGSSMKDSPDGAFRDAPDGWRLHQDQDRDSRWYFVSESN encoded by the coding sequence GTGGCCGTTAACAACCCGAACCCGACCGTGAAGCCCGAGCGTGTTCTGTCCGTGCGCTCGATCGTGCTTGGCTCCCTCCTGTTACTGGTCGTGGCGATCGCGTCGGCGTGGGCTCTGCTGAGCTTCTATGGCGGGGGCACAGCCACCGATTCCGCCAGACTCGACGCGATACGAACGACAGCCAACATCGTCCTCGGAACGGGCGGTGCCGCCGCCCTACTCCTCGCCGCGCGGCGGCAGAGATCGACAGAGCAAACCCTCGAACACCAACGCGAGGTTGCGGCTGCGACAGATCGAGACAATATCGAGCGCAGAATTACCGAGCTGTACACCAAAGCTGCCGAACAACTGGGAAGTGACAAGGCCCCGGTCCGCCTTGCCGGCGCCTACGCACTAGAGCGACTAGGTCAGAATAATCCAGATCAACGCGAGCTTGTCATGAGTATCCTTTGTGCATACCTTCGCATGCCGTTCGAATCCTCTCCAGAAACAAGAGAAGAGGCAGAGGTTCGACTAGCTGTATTCAGCATTATTGGGAGGCATGTGTCCAACAGGAACTCTAACGAGTCCGAGAAGTTCTGGCCAGGACAAGTCCTCGACCTACAGGGTGCCCGATTGCTAGCGCTGAACTGGATGGATGCCGAGCTCAGGATCCTAAATATTGATCATGCCACTTTCGACAAGGGCCTCTCTCTTCGTAGATGCAAACTGAACATCCTAAGCGCCTCGGGGTGCACGTTCAACGGACCCTTCTTAATAAGCGAGACCGAGATTGAAATGATGGCCTTCTTCGACGACGCCGATTTCAATTGGACGACCGCCGCGAGCATCCGCGACACACGCCTACCGGACACCACTGAGCTGTCCGGAAACTTTCGCGTTCCGCCTGATCTCTATGGCTCGTCGATGAAAGACTCGCCGGACGGGGCCTTCCGCGATGCTCCGGACGGCTGGAGACTCCATCAGGATCAGGATCGCGATAGCAGATGGTACTTCGTCTCGGAATCAAACTAG
- a CDS encoding tyrosine-type recombinase/integrase translates to MTSTAPRRRARSKGRIEQLPSGSLRVVVYAGQDPLTKRRHYLREIIPAGPRAAIEADKALRRLAVQVDEQRNPRTTATVEQLLTEHFELLEVEPSTLSTYRTLSRTHIVPLIGKQKVGALRAAVFDSFYAELRRCRAHCDRRPFVEHRTVRPHNCDHRCGPHRCRGLSRSTIRQIHVILSGALKRAVRWRWLSTNPIEHAQAPPQPAAKPQPPSADEAARILNEAWSDPDWAVLVWLTMVTGFRRGELCALRWNDLDVVNGVLTVARSIAQLDGETWEKDTKTHQHRRIALDPDTVMLLAGHRQRYMDLCAGLGFELPADGFMFSRDVDGSTHLKPATVGQRYSRLARRIGIKTTIHKLRHYSATELIAGGVDVRTVAGRLGHGGGGTTTLRVYAAWVSEADQRASAGLLDRLPQRPSSSPGSTNSAERGARSPYELVAAELRAQILDGRLPSGSLLPSNVELARQYGVATGTAHRATALLSEWGIVDVRQGRRAVVLDVVECGEVAQPVTTMSLIRGSGLDRQLTVGEFPAVERFMADMHVRHLGADFARFSAEVDLNSGADLRKLLVAAVRRRGGDPAQIDEYEMDVRLPTDMAAVITFVAFA, encoded by the coding sequence ATGACCTCCACGGCGCCGCGACGCCGGGCCCGCTCCAAGGGCCGCATCGAGCAGCTCCCCAGCGGGTCCCTACGCGTCGTCGTCTACGCCGGCCAGGACCCGCTCACGAAGCGTCGGCACTACCTGCGCGAGATCATCCCAGCCGGCCCCCGCGCGGCCATCGAGGCGGACAAGGCCCTGCGCCGGCTCGCCGTCCAGGTCGACGAGCAGCGCAACCCGCGCACCACGGCGACGGTCGAGCAGCTGCTGACCGAGCACTTCGAGCTGCTCGAGGTCGAGCCCAGCACGCTGTCGACGTACCGGACGCTCTCCCGGACCCACATCGTGCCGCTGATCGGCAAGCAGAAGGTCGGCGCGCTGCGGGCCGCGGTGTTCGACTCCTTCTACGCGGAGCTCCGCCGCTGCCGGGCGCACTGCGACCGCCGGCCCTTCGTCGAGCACCGGACTGTGCGACCGCACAACTGCGACCACAGGTGCGGCCCGCACCGCTGCCGTGGCCTGTCCCGGTCGACCATCCGGCAGATCCACGTCATCCTCAGCGGTGCCCTGAAACGGGCCGTGCGCTGGCGCTGGCTCTCGACCAACCCCATCGAGCACGCCCAGGCCCCGCCGCAGCCGGCGGCCAAGCCGCAGCCGCCCAGCGCGGACGAGGCGGCCCGCATCCTGAACGAGGCGTGGTCGGATCCGGACTGGGCCGTGCTCGTGTGGTTGACGATGGTGACCGGCTTTCGCCGCGGCGAGCTGTGTGCCCTGCGCTGGAACGACCTGGACGTCGTGAACGGGGTGCTGACGGTCGCCCGCTCGATCGCCCAGCTCGACGGGGAGACGTGGGAGAAGGACACCAAGACCCACCAGCACCGCCGGATCGCCCTGGACCCGGACACGGTGATGCTGCTGGCCGGCCACCGGCAGCGCTACATGGACCTGTGCGCCGGCCTGGGCTTCGAGCTTCCCGCCGACGGGTTCATGTTCTCCCGCGACGTGGACGGCTCGACGCACCTGAAGCCGGCGACAGTGGGGCAGCGGTACTCGCGCCTGGCGCGCCGGATCGGCATCAAGACAACGATCCACAAGCTGCGGCACTACTCGGCGACGGAGCTGATCGCGGGTGGCGTCGACGTGCGGACGGTGGCGGGCCGGCTCGGGCACGGGGGCGGCGGGACGACAACGCTACGGGTTTACGCGGCGTGGGTGTCGGAGGCGGACCAGAGGGCGTCTGCTGGACTCCTCGATCGCCTGCCTCAGCGGCCGTCGAGTTCGCCGGGTTCGACCAACTCGGCCGAGCGTGGGGCGCGCAGTCCATACGAACTCGTCGCCGCTGAGTTGCGTGCGCAGATCCTGGATGGCCGGCTACCCTCAGGCTCGCTGCTCCCCAGCAACGTCGAGCTGGCCCGTCAGTACGGAGTGGCTACTGGGACTGCACATCGCGCGACTGCGCTACTCAGTGAGTGGGGAATTGTCGATGTCCGTCAAGGGCGTCGCGCAGTCGTGCTCGATGTCGTCGAGTGTGGCGAGGTCGCGCAACCTGTGACGACGATGAGTCTGATTCGTGGAAGCGGTCTGGATCGGCAGTTGACAGTAGGCGAGTTCCCGGCCGTGGAGCGTTTCATGGCAGATATGCACGTTCGGCACCTTGGGGCGGACTTTGCTCGGTTCTCCGCGGAGGTCGATCTGAACTCCGGAGCAGACCTGCGGAAACTGCTCGTCGCCGCGGTACGTCGGCGCGGCGGAGATCCAGCCCAGATCGATGAGTACGAGATGGACGTACGACTGCCCACCGATATGGCAGCGGTAATAACCTTTGTGGCTTTCGCATAG